The sequence below is a genomic window from Tubulanus polymorphus chromosome 1, tnTubPoly1.2, whole genome shotgun sequence.
CCGTGCAACCTGATTGGGTATTCCAAAGACCACACCTTACTATGGATTTTGTAACTGATGATTTGGAGGCTGATCCGGTTCGTCATTCATTAATTTACCGGTAATcgtctttttcaatttttcaagttttatctgtaactgtttattttttcagaatGTGGTTCCTGTTGGTACATTACCAACTGCTATGCAGGAATATGCTATCATTGAAGATCTGTTGTATTGTATGCAGGTACGATGAATATCCATCATTTATTTCGTATATCAGCAAATTGAAATGCATTGTTATGTATGAGCAATCTTTCATTAATAACAGGGAATTGAAGGAAAATACATCGTAGCTTTGCCATTAGCAGAGAAATATGGAGCACGCGAGTTTCAAATCGATGGCACATTAGGTGAATATTTACATAACCCAGGTATGGAAATGAGCTAACTACCGGTAgacttatttttcatatggtttttgtatatttctgACTTCAGACTCTTCAATTCGTGGGTTGACCGAACGGATTTTGCCATTTTGTTCTGATTACTCAACGGTGGTACGATTTATAGAAGGTATGTTCTCATTAGCGCGTGTCTTCTAATTGTACATTGTGTAATGGTCTTCGTAACTTTAATTCACTCTTAATTCTTATAGAAAAATCATCTTTCGAATATGGACTCGTGAATCATGCTTTAAGTGCCGCTATGCGCACATCCATTAAGGTTTgtattttaaataagattttcattggctattaattcatttcctgttTCTACAAATGTGTATAATCTTTATTCGTAGGACAGTGCCTTACTTGAAGCCCAGTTAGAACAACAGCAGATTTTGGTaagatgaatgaaatgaaatgaatgaaaaattgaaCAGTCTCAAAAATGAGAAACATAGGGCCAGTGGCTCAAGAAAGGATGAATACCATTCTGATAATACAGTTTCAATTGTTACCATATCAGTTATCTGCTGGTTGACTTAAACtaacttttgaacaactgaCTTGTAACTGTGTACAGCATCCATGGATTTGTCTTATATTGATGCTTTCAGGGCCAATTGACACTTCAAAATATGTGGGCCTATATGCAGTCATCAATGCATACAATGGAAACATTAGCATCAATTGCCAACTCCATCAACAAGGTAAGTCACTAaaagtttgtgaaatatatacacTAATTTTTGCTTGTTAGAAATAGCACATACCAGTGTGAGAGTACGAAAAATCTAGTGAACTCTTTATCGATGACTATGATGTTGTATTTCAGGGAGAATGTATCGGTGGTGCAGTACTTAGTCTTCTACATGAGAAAACCACTAGTCTTTATGGGTAATGTACCATCTCTGTTTATAGGTCTTTCAGCCATGTGCTTCTTCCAATTCGACAGCAGAGACCCTCAAAGTTTGTAAATCGCCTGATTATGTTTTGTTGTCACGTGTGGGGAGTCTCCATCAGTGGTTGGCATACAAAGTCAAGTGCAAGACGTCTCTATATTAGACATTAGTTACATGTAATTGAATTCCAAAACATGAAAATGTACTTTATGACATCATCTTGTGGGATATAGTCAGTATATAAGTTTTAGGATTTGTTTCATGGGAAGAAAGTACCAGTTCTGAACGAAATTTgcggaattttattttcagggaTAGAAAACGTCAGGAACTGTGTCTCTATCTAACACAAGTGGTAAGAAGCATATCTTTATAAGTctgaaaatgttgataattactgAATCTACATATTGGGGTATGATAATAGGATCGCTATCTTCATAGGCATGCGCCCCATATTTTGATGTGCTGGAAAAATGGATTTATAAGGGAATCATTTCTGACCCATATTCTGAGGTGTGTAGAAACTCATTGCTTGATGCATTCTCCAAAAAAACGTTAAAATTCTCAtcgttgaaattatttttcagtaatcaatttttttcatgattttctaACAGTTTTTGGTGGAAGAAGATGAAAACTTTAGTAAGGAGAAACTACAGGaagattataatgatgcataTCCTTTTTACTCAAAAAGAATGTCACGAAAATCGTCTGTTTGACTGTTCTAGTTCCCTTTGACTCATCTTTGATTAACAATAACATATTTAAATCCTTAATTTATTGTTATACTTATTGGGAGCAGCATTATTCTATTTGTCGTGAGCGAATTCCCGTTTTCTTGGAAAAAGTAGCTGACAAAATACTTAGCACTGGCAAATATCTGAATGTCGTGAGACAATGTGGTGAGATTCTGATTTCAATTTAGATATCTCTGCATCATTCATATCATTGttaaagaatatatatatatatatatatattctattttttttatttttcgtatTTGCTCTTTTTAAGGGCGTCATGTTCACTGTCCACATGCCATTGAAATTTTGTATACGATGGAATGTCAGTACGTCGAACAAATTGAAGAGGCGTATAGCTACGCGAGCACTATCCTTCTTGAACTtctaatgaaagaaaaagagCTCATGTCCCGACTTCGGTAAGGTTATCAGGTGACCTGATTTTAGTTAACTGGAAATTCTGTCATAATCGTGATACTTATACAGTATAAAATTAATCTCAAGTTACACATTTAGCTCATAATCTTAGGTTTCGCTTTTTGCATCCCTCGCATTAGGTTCCGCTTTAGAAAGGATTGATTTGCTGGTTTTAAATGTgcgtatttattttcagttcaatAAAGCACTACTTCTTGCTGGATCAGGGAGACTTTATCGGCCAGTTCATGGATATGGCTGAGGgagaaatgaagaaaactATCGATGATATCCTTTCTGAATTTCATATGAGAATTTTTAAGAATCTTATATGCATCAGAGTACATTTACAtatatgttatcagttttcttCCAGCTTTTCCTTAACTTTTCATACAGATTATGCCCACACGTCTGGAAACTTTACTGGAGCTGGCTCTCCGAACTAGTACAGCAAACGTGGACCCATTCAAAGATGACCTAAAGTGAGCGGTTTATAGCCTATTGGCAAATTGGACTTGTATCTGAGGAgagtttagattttaaaacattctTTATTTCAGGGTCGATTTACTGCCATATGATTTGATTACTCAACTCTTCAAAATCTTGACCATAGATACAAAATTGGAGAAAGGTATGTTATCGATGCAGCATTTCGCATTCCACTGAGAAGTAAGAAACCActaaattttgtaatttgcGTTTTTAAGATTATCGAGTGGATCCAACTGATTTACATTTATCCGGTTTAGAAGCGTTCTCTTTCGATTATGTCGTCAAGTGGCCAGTGTCCTTGGTACTCAATAAAAAGGTTCGAATTCATTATGCtagatttcatgaaatattactttattacttctttcaaaaatattgtttCTTCCTTTTTTAGGCTCTCACAAGGTATCAGATGTTGTTCCGACATTTGTTCTATTGTAAACATGTTGAACGGCAGTTATGCGAGTAAGTGTTCTCCTGGCTGACAGACTACAGACTACGTTTTCATGCTCTCTGCTGGCTGGAAGAGTTAGATCactcaaaaaatgaattctagTTTGGAAAATGAGTTGATTTATTCTGATTTATGATCATTCCAGTGTATGGATAAGTAATAAAGGTGCCAAACAGTACACGTTGCACTCATCAAGATGGTTTGCATCTGCATTCGCGCTTCGTCAAAGAATGCTTAACTTTGTCcagaattttgaatattatatgATGTTCGAAGTGCTTGAGCCAAACTGGGTTGTGTTCGAAAATAACTTGAGTTCAGTAAGTATCAATCCTTACCAGTACCTTTGCTCAGTACTAAGCAACTCGGATGTATTCTCTTTGAACACAATGAAATCCACTTTAAAAatgacatgttttattttgtatcgATCAGGTGTCAAATTTGGATGATGTGCTGGCGTATCATACAGATTTCCTGAATGTCTGTCTGAAAGACTGCATGCTGACAAATCCGGATCTTCTCAAAATTGTTCACAAGTTGATGATGGTTTGCGTGACGTTTAGCAATTTCATTCAGGTCAGTGGTGAGAATCTTCTGCGCGGATGATGGCAAAAATAGATTTCTGCACCgaattattttgaatacaTATGTCGGAACATGACCTGATGTCATATATTCTATTGTAGAGATTATCGCAGGCAACAAACGTGtcaaaatcagaaaatcaagCACAATCGATGGCCAAGAAAGATCGACCCGAGGATAAACGCAAAACAACTACAAAAGTAAGCAGAAGTTGATGAATGCTTGTGTTAGTTATAGTGTTAGTGAGgctccagttgcacagttgtggtttattctaagactggtctgatccgagttgttagattgtgaGGAACTTAAGAGGGCATAGGCTAGTCTAGAGGTGCAACTGCCTGATGATTTGTTTCACTTTCGCCTGAGAAATACATTTACCACTACTAGAAAATGAGTTTCCAATACTAGGACCTCAGAAGGACTATATATGGATTTTCATCATTGGTTGTTTCAGGTAGTATCTGAGCATGTTGAAAACATAACCTCCAGCGAAAATTTTGAACGGACAATCAGTAATTTTGACAGCAATTTCAACCGGCTTCTCGTCAGTTTACTCGAGAAGATTATGGATTTCAGTAATGCGAGTTGTGAGCACAAAATGATTAACGTCCTGTATCGGTATGTTTGAATATCTTCTATGTTTATATTCTGTTCTGCGTATTTCCAGATGTGTAACCCTAACCCAGTGACACTAGAATACTGATAGACATCCGTTTTGAAATCGTTTTCTATCATCTTGcaatttttgatatattcaGGTTGGATTTTAGTGGTTACTACAGCGAACAGCTGGAAGCGCTGTCTACAGAAAAATCGATGATAGTAGATCAGGGCTCGGTAAAATCTGATTCCGGCTCACGTAAGTTCAATGAACCATTGTATTCAATTTAACAAAAAGACTAAAGATTATTAAGAAATTTCTGTGAAGATGGCTGTAAGGCAAAAAAAATgacaccttgtttctcctaatggACTGGGACACTTtggtaaactgcaataaaatttgtagtatatttctataactgaaaggaaaaacaaggtatccATTTTTTTTCCCTAACTCTAGCTAGCCTTAATAGAAAGAAATCGTTTCCCCACAAGAATGCGCCTTTCACGAACTAGGTAAATGCTATTATGTGGGGTAACATTTCTTGTTACATGCAAAATGGTTTggattatatttttgaatgaaaaagttttgATTGCATTTACAGCATCATCACGTTCAACGGCCTCGGCACCAGCTTCAATGGAGCGAACAAATAGTGCTCGCTAAACAGAATACTACTGAGAAGGCGTATTGCTGGGTGTAGCTCTGAAAGATTAGCTCACTGGAATTCTGATATGATGGTGATTATCTGCGGCAACATACTCATACTTAGAATTAAAACTAGCAAGAGAATCTCAAAGCAAAACTGTCTCTCCTCGAAAAATGTGACC
It includes:
- the LOC141899983 gene encoding gamma-tubulin complex component 2-like, producing MSVHEFKIQHCVSEIMNILGTQSQDGPSAELYAEMLMKNMTPYITTQVSSHNAKRKIAETSPTPMEFLQKYDELKMKNVRDLDPLVYLYSKLAEDESTKSFIEKNAKDRAAAAGVSLTSHANVISSLPAPGTKMSQQELSELRDKLLKEASTVSAHTPSDALHRVLRDRQANKNAQIPVQPDWVFQRPHLTMDFVTDDLEADPNVVPVGTLPTAMQEYAIIEDLLYCMQGIEGKYIVALPLAEKYGAREFQIDGTLDSSIRGLTERILPFCSDYSTVVRFIEEKSSFEYGLVNHALSAAMRTSIKDSALLEAQLEQQQILGQLTLQNMWAYMQSSMHTMETLASIANSINKGECIGGAVLSLLHEKTTSLYGDRKRQELCLYLTQVACAPYFDVLEKWIYKGIISDPYSEFLVEEDENFSKEKLQEDYNDAYWEQHYSICRERIPVFLEKVADKILSTGKYLNVVRQCGRHVHCPHAIEILYTMECQYVEQIEEAYSYASTILLELLMKEKELMSRLRSIKHYFLLDQGDFIGQFMDMAEGEMKKTIDEIMPTRLETLLELALRTSTANVDPFKDDLKVDLLPYDLITQLFKILTIDTKLEKDYRVDPTDLHLSGLEAFSFDYVVKWPVSLVLNKKALTRYQMLFRHLFYCKHVERQLCDVWISNKGAKQYTLHSSRWFASAFALRQRMLNFVQNFEYYMMFEVLEPNWVVFENNLSSVSNLDDVLAYHTDFLNVCLKDCMLTNPDLLKIVHKLMMVCVTFSNFIQRLSQATNVSKSENQAQSMAKKDRPEDKRKTTTKVVSEHVENITSSENFERTISNFDSNFNRLLVSLLEKIMDFSNASCEHKMINVLYRLDFSGYYSEQLEALSTEKSMIVDQGSVKSDSGSPSSRSTASAPASMERTNSAR